A single Cucumis melo cultivar AY chromosome 4, USDA_Cmelo_AY_1.0, whole genome shotgun sequence DNA region contains:
- the LOC103494952 gene encoding transcription factor ILR3-like: MVSPENPNWLFDYGLIEDIPVPDGNFPVTSSSFSWAIQTFNGAHDTGVEIDGSLADLDGRLESGSKKRVRSDSCSASSSKACREKLRRDRLNDKFLELGSILDPGRPPKTDKAAILVDAVRMVNQLRSETQKLKESNSSLQEKIKELKAEKNELRDEKQRLKADKERLEQQVKSMPAQQPGFLPPPIPTFPAQGQAPGNKLFPFIGYHPSVAMWQFMPPAAVDTSQDHVLRPPVA, from the exons ATGGTTTCCCCCGAAAATCCCAATTGGTTGTTCGATTATGGTTTGATCGAAGACATCCCTGTACCCGATGGGAATTTCCCGGTCACGAGCTCAAGCTTCTCTTGGGCTATTCAGACCTTTAACGGCGCCCATGATACCGG TGTGGAAATTGATGGATCGTTGGCAGATCTGGATGGCCGTCTAGAATCAGGCTCAAAGAAGCG GGTCAGATCTGATTCATGTAGTGCATCAAGCTCCAAAGCATGTAGGGAGAAATTGCGGAGGGATAGGCTCAATGACAA GTTTCTGGAACTGGGCTCCATTTTGGATCCTGGAAGACCACCCAAAACTGACAAGGCTGCAATTTTAGTTGATGCAGTTCGAATGGTGAATCAGCTGCGTAGTGAAACACAGAAACTAAAGGAGTCGAATTCAAGTCTCCAGGAGAAGATCAAAGAGTTGAAG GCTGAGAAGAACGAACTTCGCGATGAGAAGCAGAGGCTCAAGGCAGATAAGGAGAGGCTAGAGCAGCAAGTAAAGTCCATGCCTGCTCAACAACCTGGCTTCTTACCTCCACCAATACCTACATTTCCTGCTCAGGGTCAAGCTCCTGGCAATAAGTTATTTCCTTTCATTGGTTACCACCCGAGTGTTGCCATGTGGCAATTCATGCCACCTGCTGCGGTGGACACATCACAGGACCACGTACTTCGGCCACCCGTCGCCTAA
- the LOC103494953 gene encoding autophagy-related protein 18f: MIKVDVGELVILVFWVLAIFLTLILGMRNDGTLKQQGTVARSGRAHEFLSTSFRAFSSYMKIVSAGASNVARSAASVASSLVDKDDEANAFQVNWAGFDKLEWDDNVIRQVLLLGFRSGFQVWDVEEANNVQDLVCRYDGSVSYMQVLPRPIPSMRSGDKFAESRPLLVLSAYGSIAANFNIQDRLASSGNVAIPKSQELVDGNFMPTFVRFYSLKSQTYVHELKFRSAVYSVKCSPLVVAISLATQIHCINATTLEKEHIILTNPVVSGFPGSGGGIGYGPLALGPRWLAYSGSPILLSNTGRVVPQHLKPSASFSHSSNGSLVAHYAKESSKQLAAGIVTLGDKGIKKLSRYYSELLPESNNSLQSGAQGLKGIGTLNGHVADADSIGMAIVKDIISKAVITQFKAHKSPISALCFDPSGTILVTASVQGHSINVFKIMPSSSSKSSVSGAAASYSHLYRLQRGFTNAVIQDISFSYDSNWIMISSSRGTSHLFAINPAGGQVNFPSADIIARNGGPVVPSRQTVRRVDSGLHMPSKQNQGSTGSPLTLSAVTRIHHGSNGWRGTVSSAAAAATGKMGIVSGAIASAFHECKGNAVHVDNGSSEVRYHILVFSPSGSMIQYALRVGLDSTIVLPRSSTALELVSELDARLVVEAIQKWNISQKQNRRSQDNSIDIYGDNGGFNCNKNYCEEMNGNPVLEAGGNIFKAKACREERYHLYISEAELQMHAARTPLWTKPEIYFQVMGRDGVKIDEIDHPGELDIERITTRMVEARSKDLVPVFDYLQSSKISQPRYLNSNSDQLLQQQKSGQFENGRQSWRSAANPQDSVFGNGREVTGGHGYKVVTETKGIVNEPECPRSQTQFSNVNSCTESISMESQPKSVNNHHKSVLEVENHFEDLGDEFE; the protein is encoded by the exons ATGATTAAAGTGGATGTTGGAGAATTGGTGATTCTTGTATTTTGGGTATTAGCTATTTTTCTTACTTTGATTCTGGGGATGAGGAATGATGGAACTCTGAAACAACAGGGAACTGTAGCCCGCTCTGGCCGGGCTCATGAGTTCTTATCAACTTCCTTTCGTGCTTTTTCTAGTTACATGAAGATTGTTTCTGCTGGGGCATCCAACGTTGCTCGGTCGGCTGCTTCAGTGGCATCTTCTTTGGTGGATAAGGATGATGAAGCGAATGCATTCCAG GTGAATTGGGCTGGCTTTGACAAGTTAGAGTGGGACGACAATGTCATTCGACAGGTTCTTCTGTTGGGTTTTCGTTCTGGTTTCCAGGTTTGGGATGTTGAGGAAGCAAATAATGTCCAAGACCTCGTTTGTCGGTATGATGGTTCTGTTTCATACATGCAAGTTTTACCCAGACCAATACCATCAATGAGATCAGGAGATAAGTTTGCAGAAAGTAGGCCATTGCTTGTACTTTCTGCTTATGGTTCCATTGCTGCTAATTTTAACATTCAGGATCGATTAGCCTCTTCTGGCAATGTCGCCATCCCAAAGAGCCAGGAACTAGTAGATGGGAATTTTATGCCTACATTTGTTAGGTTTTATTCCTTGAAATCTCAGACTTATGTGCACGAGCTTAAATTTAGATCAGCTGTTTATTCAGTGAAATGCAGCCCCCTGGTTGTTGCCATCTCTCTGGCAACTCAG ATACACTGCATCAATGCTACAACATTGGAGAAGGAACATATCATTCTTACAAATCCTGTAGTTTCTGGTTTTCCTGGATCTGGAGGAGGTATAGGTTATGGACCCCTCGCATTGGGACCCAGATGGCTGGCTTATAGTGGAAGTCCGATCTTGTTGTCAAATACAGGACGAGTGGTTCCGCAGCATTTAAAACCTTCTGCAAGTTTTTCTCATTCTTCAAATGGAAGTTTAGTTGCTCACTATGCAAAGGAGTCGAGTAAGCAACTTGCAGCAGGCATTGTTACCCTTGGCGACAAGGGTATTAAGAAACTATCGAGATATTACTCTGAGCTTTTACCTGAAAGCAATAATTCTCTTCAATCAGGCGCTCAGGGTTTGAAGGGCATTGGAACTCTTAATGGCCATGTGGCAGATGCAgatagcattggaatg GCTATTGTGAAAGACATTATCAGCAAAGCGGTCATCACCCAGTTTAAGGCACATAAGAGCCCAATTTCTGCTTTATGCTTTGATCCAAGTGGCACTATCTTGGTGACTGCTTCTGTTCAGGGTCATAGCataaatgttttcaaaattatgccAAGTTCCAGCTCGAAGTCATCTGTATCTGGTGCTGCTGCATCTTATAGCCATTTGTACAGACTCCAAAGAGGCTTCACTAATGCA GTCATACAAGACATCAGTTTCAGCTACGATAGCAACTGGATCATGATTAGTTCTTCTAGAGGGACAAGCCATCTTTTTGCTATAAACCCTGCTGGGGGACAGGTGAATTTCCCATCTGCCGACATTATTGCTAGAAATGGTGGGCCAGTGGTTCCTTCACGGCAAACTGTTCGACGAGTTGATTCTGGTTTGCACATGCCTAGTAAACAGAACCAAGGCTCTACTGGTAGTCCACTTACACTTTCTGCTGTTACTAGAATACATCATGGAAGTAATGGCTGGCGAGGCACTGTTAGTAGTGCTGCAGCTGCTGCAACTGGTAAAATGGGTATTGTTTCGGGGGCTATTGCTTCAGCTTTCCATGAGTGCAAGGGAAATGCTGTGCATGTGGACAATGGATCTTCTGAGGTTAGGTACCACATATTAGTTTTTTCTCCGTCTGGCAGTATGATACAGTATGCATTGCGAGTGGGTTTAGATTCGACCATAGTTTTGCCGAGATCTAGCACAGCTCTTGAATTAGTCTCTGAGTTGGATGCAAGACTAGTAGTTGAAGCTATCCAGAAATGGAATATATCTCAGAAACAAAACCGTAGGTCTCAAGATAACAGCATTGACATATACGGTGACAATGGAGGTTTCAATTGCAATAAAAATTATTGCGAAGAAATGAATGGGAACCCTGTCCTTGAAGCAGGTGGCAATATCTTTAAGGCAAAGGCTTGCAGGGAGGAACGATACCACCTGTATATTTCAGAAGCAGAACTGCAGATGCATGCTGCTCGAACTCCACTGTGGACAAAGCCTGAG ATATATTTTCAAGTAATGGGAAGAGATGGAGtcaaaattgatgaaattgaCCATCCAGGAGAACTCGATATTGAAAGGATTACCACTCGTATGGTTGAAGCTAGGTCAAAAGACCTAGTTCCAGTTTTTGACTATCTTCAGTCATCTAAAATTTCACAGCCAAG GTATTTAAATAGCAACAGTGACCAGCTGTTGCAGCAACAGAAATCTGGCCAATTTGAAAATGGAAGGCAATCGTGGAGGAGTGCAGCAAATCCCCAAGACTCTGTTTTTGGGAATGGACGTGAAGTAACCGGTGGGCATGGTTACAAGGTGGTGACAGAAACCAAGGGCATTGTAAATGAGCCTGAATGCCCAAGGTCTCAGACCCAGTTCAGTAATGTAAATAGTTGTACAGAGAGCATAAGCATGGAGTCTCAGCCCAAATCTGTAAATAATCATCATAAAAGTGTCCTCGAGGTGGAGAATCATTTTGAAGACCTAGGTGATGAGTTTGAGTAG